The Epinephelus fuscoguttatus linkage group LG7, E.fuscoguttatus.final_Chr_v1 DNA window gctgtttgcagctcagtcgatgtgaTGCGTCATCTgttgtgcagaggattgtgggtcagaatagccagaaaagcatgctggcttgcatactccAAAATCAGACCGGATGTTCTGCTACATCCGGTCtgattttggtatttttgatgTACTGCatatgacatactatgtattgggtcATATTAAGTCTTTTTCTGGGATACTATacagtatggtagtatgggtgtTGGAACAAATATCTTAAGTGTTTTTTATGTCAAAATGGTAATATCTAGctcctctgtgtttctcctCTAGGCTTTTACACAATGGGTTTATCATAAAATAATCATTACCATTAAACAATATGAAGGGAGAGCTATAATTTCTTAGGCTACAACATgtggttgttagcttagctgctggcaaaaaaaaaatcacaggtaGGGGTGCTTGTCATAATTTCTCTTCAGCATTAGTCGTCACATGTATTGtttcttgtttcatttgttattaATGCGGAATGACAAATGCACTTATAGGGGTGATTTTTCCTGCTAATGTCTCCTGATGCATGAGTTGGTTAGATTGCTGCAATGCAATAtaacattttgacaaaataaaattcttAAATTCGTTTTAAAGACTAGATAATGTCACAAGTGTACAAGACATATTTGACAGTTCATATATTTTAATCAGAATAAGCTTTTAAGGAGAAAAAGATCACTCCACTCCCACCTGAGGggttcaaataaaaataaagagctTGACGACTAACCCCGTTTTTCCTATAATACTTCATGTGCTACCGAAGAGCAGGTTCAGCACTGACATTTTCATTCTCAGCTGTTTCTATACATTGACAGACAACAAATAATGAAGATTGCTACATATTAGTTTATTTTATCCAGCTCTTCCAATCAGCAAGTACAGGTTTACATCTATTTACTCATACATCTCCAGTTGaatcttaaaacatttttcattaaatgtgataaaaatgtacATCATATATAGCATCGATATGAAAATACTGACAATCTTCATTACAAATCTATACGATAAGATTTATCTGGCAAGCAAAAATCATTGCTCgatcacttaaaaaaaaaaatctgactcaAAGCAAAGTAGCATGTTTTGAGGTTGTGCCAACACAACTGTTCCTCTTTCACAAAATAATATTGATAATTcacagtatgaaaaaaaaaaaaaaaaaatagtgtcacGTCTTGCACAGATTCTCCTGTTGCTTCAGCCAGAACActaaaatcactgaaatcatcTCCTATTGGGCAAAAACATCTACCATGAGATTTAGGACCAAAACAACAATCacagataaacaaaaacatatcagttataaaaaataaagtcataaaatgtGTACAAAGGAAGAAAATATGCAGACACATGATTAGAGAATAAATAATGTCGCTGTGGTTACAATCCCAGTGTCCTGTGGTAAAGTtagaaattaagaaaataaattaacattGATTTCTAAAAGTCTTCCATTCAGAGTACCATTCATTACTGTTTTATGTTGGGAATGAAAGACGACAGGATCCCACCAGCACTGTGTGTACCATAAAAGGCCAAAAAGACAGTACCTTATACATAGAGCTTGAAATACAACAGTGGATGTACACACATGACCTGTGTGTTGGTTTCCAGTCATAGATTTTCACTGCCTGATAGGCTCATCAGATATTCAAACAAATAGAACTACAAAGGGTGAACATTAGTGTGATGGTGAGCTATATGAATGTACTGTATTTCATAACAAGTGCATGTAGGTTCAGATGAAGCCATTAGACATTACTGAgagtgcctttgtgtgtgtgtgtgtgtgtgtgtgtgtgtgtgtgtgtccaccatgTTTTCGCCAGTGAGATAAAATCTGTGCTGAAGTCAGTGGTATCACTTTTAGCAAGAGAGCAAATGCTGAAAATCAATAAGAGAAATAACAGACATGTGCTCTCACTTCAGGCAGGCGGTTAGCAGCAGCATGTACATACTTAGAATAAATGTTATGGATCTGCTTCAAGAACAGGTACTGAAAGTACCAGATTTACTTCTTTCTGTGGACAAAGTTTTCATGGCATGTGATCAGAGCACACCTTTCTGAGGGATTTCATCAGCAAATTAATTGGATTTAAGTGCAAAGACCCTCAACTAcaatttaaagctgcactatgAAAACTTGTTGGTGAATTCAGATCaaatgaaaactttatttttgaacctggaccttattttcccatgtttttgtgtctaaagcCATAATTGCATGGGACTAGTATTACCTGGGGGCCGCATGAGATTTAGAGATTACACCCCCTTTCATCCGTGTTTGGTGTGGGGCATTCGCACAGGAATAACAGCatcacatgacctctgtgtttggcaAAATATGGTAGATAATTTGCAGTGGAATTTTTACTTGACAATTTACAGACATGGCAGATTCACACGAGATTACAGATAACCTCCGCAATTATTAGAAGTTAGCAGAGATCCCCAGGTAATACTAGTCCCAGGGGAACAGGGCTTAAATGACTAATAGAAACAACTACTTTTCAAAATTGGTGCAGTATTGAGAGacacagctgcagccacagcagctaaacaggctgcaatgtaatccctacaggcatttgtgcaccatcaatttaaGTCCATCaacagtgcttgttttgccactgacaggatgtgattgttattattagagaggaattaaatgtttttctttacctttcaaTGATTCGGTCTGTTTGTTGGTGTGCGTTACCAAGTCTCGCTCAAGAATTCTTGTTCTGAAATCTCAGGGATTTTTTCCATGTTGTCCAGtcaaatattcagccatgacattGAACATCTTGTAGATAACACTAAGCTACACTTTCTGTACTCCAACACAAGAAACTGCTGTTTCTCTCCACCTCTCACTAACATTTCCACTGTTGTGTTTCTTGCAAAACGCCACCTCTTGCAAGACAAGGAATCTTCTTGAGCAAGACTTGGTCACAATACgtgcgtttacatggagccATGTATTCCTTTTGCATTCGGGTTGGAAGCCCTACCCCAATAGAAATGCTCCTTGTAAACACCTCAACCTGAATAAAAACATCCAACCCTAAAGAAAATCTAATCAGGTGCACAGGggtggaatattccttttcagAACACAAATGGAAtaatttttctgtcttgtatacAACCTCCTACCCGATTCCGGCCATTGCgttctttctgcgcatgctcgtttccttgcccttctggcgcaatGACGTATACAGcatgcatagcaacgggctgagatagagcagtcggactcgttgcactcacacAGCACTCCTTAACAAACGAAGTATTAGCAGAACATGGTTGTtgttgtactgctgcttcaagaatataagcaaaacaagcccgaaaaaggcactaagaacggcaacatcaagcatcttgttatccggagcgaggactacagtgttttcttccggtacacgtaacatccgccccgcccctatccaatcagaaaccttccctgccccaaaccttgcgcagacccaaATGAaggtgattaaactgatctcccatgtaaaccctcattccgAATggatatttcccatgtaaactacgttgaaaaactttatttctgaatgagaagccatcacgTAACCGCACCCACTAACACACAGACCGGCAAAAGGACTTGTAAGGACTTTCccgtaatgttgtcagacacttattaTAACAGTCTGAACCTGTCAgtgccaaaaacaagcactttaatcGATGTAAATTGAGCACACAATTGCCCATAGgaattacattgcagcctgttttgctgctgtgacTGGAGCGGTCTCTCTCGATAGTCATGGGCGTAACTTCTGCAAAAAGTCACTGTTATTAACTTCGCATTTCTTGTCAAATGGCTTGGTCATTCAATAACAGAGCCCCAAAAGTCCCAAAAATGATGAAGGAATAGTCTATACATTTACTTGAAAAAtgtcacaagaaaaaaaaacccatcatgaTACATTTCAAGTGAGTGTAAATGCCCAGATCATCAGAAGGACTTGGACTTTGCAGGGACAAACAACAGCATGTTGTTCCTGCCTGGGGGGGTGTAGGGGGGCCTTTTACGTGtccaggcccaggggcccattgtgtcataatccgcccatgttGACAATTTAGAAACACAAACGTGGGAAAAAAGGGTCCAGGCTGACTAGGTCCACGGCCAAAAAATCATTTAAGCAAAGTCAATTATATTTATACTGCCCAGAGTCACAAATAAGTGTCAAAAGGCTTATAAGGGTTTTTTTCTAAAGTGCAGCTttcaagaaaacacaaaaatggataTTTGAATTTTCCAATTTAGGCCTAATCAggtagtctttttttttttttttttttttttttttgctcaggGGAACAGCTGCAATGGAAATgccaacatactgtacataacaCAGACCTGCCTCACCTTTATTAAATACACTACGTGAATCAGTTTGTGCCCAGTGTACCtgcaatgtgtgtttgtttaaatatGACTCAATCTAACCAGGTCTTATTTTTGAGATACAGGTGGTTTCTCTCTCGTAACTGTATGCATCACTCATTTAAACTCTTTTTTGCAGCTCTACTTGCTAACAGTGTTACAGTCCAGCTATCAATCTGCCATTTAGGCCCAAAAGTCAAAGTCATTTGGTAGCATTCTTAACACAGTTGTTACATTATATTCTCTCCTAGTACAccattaatttaattcaataagAATGAAGATACAAAAAAGTTAATGGTGCAGAAATACTGGAGAGAACACTTTTCATATGTGAATGTCTCAGGACACATCCAAGTGAACTTCTGGCTAGAAAACTACAGAGATGAATATATTGTACAGCACTAAGATACGATATATTGAGTCACGGTCCAGAAAGAATGAAgagggagaaaacaaacaaacaaaacatattaaatcacattcacattttgtcatttgtacACATGCAGCAGGGGAAATAGCCCTTGTCGTGGAAGGGAGAGGGAGTGCAATATGAAGGAAATATGAAATTAATTCTAGTATGTTTCATTTCCTGTTAGGAGCAATTTTTTTCGAGTGACTCGAAACCTCCAATAGGTCAGATGGAAACTGGTCATACAGTCATCTGTGAGGTACAAGTActgttaaaaatgaaacagaaacattcaaataatataaaacacaggCCTGGTGGTAAAGGGATATTTAAAACTTGCTCCCAAAAATTACCAAATTCATCAATCTTTCATTATCAGTCATTAACACAGCAggtaaaaagaagaagaaccgCTAACATCCATGGTTTAAAGCATCTGAGTCAACACAAAGAACCCAGACTTGTTTTTTCGGTGGTTTCtcctcaattaaaaaaaaaaaaatacagtattattgCAGATCTCAGCACTTGGTCGACTGTTGCTGTACTGAATTGTGTGGAAAGTACCGCAACCGTTTACTAAAAGAATGCTGTGGTCACCTGGGGAAAGGGAGGCGGTCAGAGTGTGGTGCAGGGGTGGGGTGACGaggcaaaaaacaaccacagattGTCAACAAATGCTTGAGCTTCAATGTCTGTTTGTAATGGTGGGGTGGACTCAGTGGCACAcccagaaatttttcatagggCCGGCCAGATGGGACCACTGAAAATATTGGGGTGGCAACTAAAACCAAAAGCCTGAAAGTCAGAAATTCAattatgctgttgaagtataCTGGCTCTTTGCCTACAAGATAGTACTACCTTCACGCAGCTTCCACAGCTTCTTTAAGACAGTAGTGTTGGCCTCCAATTATTTTCGCAGGAGGGCCAGTGAGGGGGAGGAGCAACTATATTAGGGGGCCATGAACCCCCTTGAGGACGCCACTGGGTGGAATAACTTGTTCACAGGACTTCAATCTTCATCTATTCATGGGACTGATGATTGGGAGTCTCATCTCTGCTCTCTTGTGGAAGCTCAGCGTAAAAACATTTTCCAGGTTTAAAACAGGTGCATGTAGTGGTTTAGAGATGAAGTGGAGGGCATAAAACTCATACTACACTTTCTGTGTACTGGCGAGGTGGGAGGGGGGCGTCACCACTATGGCACACACACGTGGTCATTGGCATGTAAAGTATGGAGTGCAGTGTTTGATGGGTAAATGTTAGGATGTACATTGTGATTTAGTATGTACACTTTTCATTGTGCTTCTCAGGTACAGTCGCTGTATGATGGTGCAGGATATTCCCGTGTTTGATCAGCTGATCCATGACTCCCACAAGTGTGAATAAAAGTATGaattttttgtctctctctggtTTCCAGTGTTTAGCGTGTGAATGCCTACAGAGTTATAACAGTGCCTTCCTCCTCAAGACTCCGCCTCTCATTTGCTCTTTCTGGGGACGGTGTGGTTGAAGTGGCATTGGCGTTGCTTAGTGATCCACTGCTGCCGCTGGCTGGCAGGGTTCCATTGGCGTTGAAAGAGAGGGCAGAGGCTGAGGTGGCGGCAGTGCGGAGGTTGAGGTGTGGCTCGTAGCGAGGCAGCGAGGGCATGCTATAGTTGGAGGGGGCGCGTCTGATGGGCTCAGCCTCACCCCCTGCCTCGATCACCAGGTCCTCGTCATCCTCGTCGCTCTCCAACTCCCCAACTGGGAAGTTCTGGATGATGTGTGATGGCATGGAGGCCGCAGCACCAACCCCACTGTGCGATGAGTAGCCGTAGTAGCTGGCACCGCTGTCTGACGAGCGTCCCGAGCTACCGGATGCcgtgcctcctcctcctcctccactgcgAACAACATTGTTCCGCTGGTTGGCAGGCTTGACGGTGATGATGAGGTTGTGACTGTTAGCGATCATCATGTCCGTCACCTGGTCCAAAGATTTTCCAGCTACCTCGATACCGTTAACTTCCAGCACCTCATCGTTGACTGCCAATAGGCCAGTGCTCTCCGCCAGCCCACCAGGCACCATGCGAGAGATGAATATGCCTGGGACCTTCTCCAGGCCCTGTGGAGTGACCCGCACACTGGAGCCATCACGGATGTAGAAGCCCAACGGTTTTTCCTGACCATGTTTGTACAGGCGAACGCGTCGGTGTGTCTCAGGAAGGATGTCCACATCGATGATGGAGGAGACGGGGCGGAAGTCCCTCGGCAGGCTGATGATCACTGGTGGTTTTTTCCTGTTGGTGTCAGGCCGTAGAAGAACCGCTGAAAGCACTGTGTTCTTCTTCCTGGTCAGCGAGTCCGTACCAAATGTTGTGTAATCAGCTTCCTCTGCAAATCAAAAGATAgaggaagtggagacagagaagtaCAAAGGAGGAAGATGTGGCATGGAGAAGACAGAAAgggaagagagaaacaaagaggagAAACATTAACAAAATCTGATTAATTTTCCATTATCATCATACTACACTAATTACACATCAGGGTATTCAGGCTGACACTCTGTTGCATCATGTAGCTTCAGGAGTGAATAATGCTTTGCAACAGAGCAGCTCTTAGCCTGAGGCACCGCTGCAGGGTGTCtgtgctgaacacacacaagacaCTGATCCTCAGAACTCCCCTCAGGTCTTACTGATACAAAATGCCACAGCAGCCAGACGGATGCTCAGTCTTACTCACAGCCCTTCATCGGCACTTTTTGACAAATTACTAACATATGgtaaggaggagaggagaggagaggagaggagaggaggggagttAGACTAACTATTTCCTTGTTTCAgtccttatgctaagctaagctagccatCTCCCAGCTGTAGCTTTATATCTAACAGACAGATGTGAGAGTGGTACTGATCTTCTCATCCAATGCTCAGCTAGAAGGCAAATTTGCATATTTCTCAAAAAGTCAAACTTCCTGTTAAGtttttttagcatttctgtTTCAAATAAGAAACAGAGTAGGtttgaaataacaaaaaaaggtcacacGATGAACCAATCCATGGTTTAATGCATTGTACCCAGAACTTGGAAAAAAACTACCTTGAACATGTAAAAGTGAAACGGAGCTGTCATTCAAGTCGTTAACTCGGGCAACTTTATACTACTGGTTGTGGTGGTTAACACTATTATGCTCGGCACCCGTTTACACAATTTTGAGTTGTTGTATGTTATTTGAATGAGAATTTGAATGAAATGCACTGGAATGCATTTAGATCAGAAGTCGGGAATACTGAGTTGGAATGATCAACTTCTGACTTGCAACTGATTGAAGCATATAATGGTCACATTTTAGGTGTATGAGTCACCAGGATGCCTTGAAACCCGGCCTtttttatgtacattttttGGAGGAAGTGTGTACACTGCTATAGACTTTAACCTGACATGGCAGATTGTAACACTAGAGACCAAGGGCTGGCCAGGTAAGGGAGGGAAAAACTAGACCTTGGCTCCCTAATAGTTAACCAGCATAATACAAACAGCTAAACATTAACATCTTTGTGACTTTCATTCTCTTTCTTGTCAGTCCCTTATCCAGGTTTTTGTCTATTTGCGGTTATTTTCCAAAATCTTTCTTTTGAATATGTCTTCAACTTTTTCACCTTTATTGCATTCCTCACTTTCTGATGTTTTTACAGCACTTTgtaaaactctgtttttagatgaaagtgctctataaataaagcgCTGGCATTCTTACACTGAATACTTCTCCCCTGCTTGTCTTCTTtgagtatgaatgtgtgtgtgtgtgtgtgtgtgtgtgtgtgtgtgtgagagagagagagagtaatcTGGGCAAATATCCATTCAGGTGGCTGATAAAGATTCAGGCTCTCAGGTTCTGACAGGTACGCACCCCACCACTCCCCTCTCCATctctaaaaccaaaacaaaggaTCAACTGTCTCGAGAAAGAGCGGCAGTCTCGCGTTTCAGTTCCCATGAGGCACGAGTCTAGTGTATACACACTTTCTCTATCTTTGCCAGCTCTGAATTTAGGGGCCAACTCCCAACGAGAAAATCTAATCAACAATAG harbors:
- the pard6b gene encoding partitioning defective 6 homolog beta, translating into MNKNHRVPSNRSLSAVEVKSKFGAEFRRFSLDRSKPGRFDEFYGLLQHVHRIPNVELLVGYADIHGDLLPINNDDNYHKAISTASPLLRLFLQRKEEADYTTFGTDSLTRKKNTVLSAVLLRPDTNRKKPPVIISLPRDFRPVSSIIDVDILPETHRRVRLYKHGQEKPLGFYIRDGSSVRVTPQGLEKVPGIFISRMVPGGLAESTGLLAVNDEVLEVNGIEVAGKSLDQVTDMMIANSHNLIITVKPANQRNNVVRSGGGGGGTASGSSGRSSDSGASYYGYSSHSGVGAAASMPSHIIQNFPVGELESDEDDEDLVIEAGGEAEPIRRAPSNYSMPSLPRYEPHLNLRTAATSASALSFNANGTLPASGSSGSLSNANATSTTPSPERANERRSLEEEGTVITL